The Deferribacterota bacterium genome segment GAAATATTATATTTCAACTGCAGATTGGATGGAAAGAAATATGGATCATAGGGTTGAATCACTTTTTGAGATAATAGATGATAGGGCTAAAAATGTTTTAATGAAAATATTGCAATATAATTTGAGAGATAACTGTAAGTCATGGCAATTAATAAAGAAGGAATATGTAAAAAATAAACCAGTTGATGAAGCCCCTTTTGATCACCAGGACTATTTGACTAAAAACCCCATATTATAGATTTATACATTATTTACAGTGTAGCTTTTTAGCAAAAGTAGTTGGATGTAGATAATTCATGGGTATAGTTTATCTTGTTATAATTGTTGGATTATGGAAGGTTCCTCTAACAAATATATTTTTTGATTGATTATCCATTGTGACTGTTCCTCTAATATTCATTGATGAATATTTTAGATTGTTCTTATTTATAAATATAATGCCATTTGCAGAGGCTTTTAAATCTCCACTTATTTTTAGATTGTTTATTTCAATCTGATCATTTGAGACAAAACTTTTAAAAACTATATTATCGATGTTTATTTTCTTATCTGAAATTGTCAATGCTAATTTATTTGAGTGTATATCAACATTTCCCCTATAGCTTTTAAGGTTTATATTACTTTTAATGTCTAAATTTCCGTTCCATACAACATTTTGTAAGTTTGCATTATTAATGTTCAAATTAATATCAGTCTTTAAATTGTTATTATTGAGATATCCTGTTAATTTCAAATTCTTATCATCAGCTTTTATGGCAAAGTTGTTTGTTATAATTGAAAAAGGGGAGTATTTTATATTTATATTATTAATTTTAATATTATCATTTATTAATATATTGAGTTCTCCTATACTGGATTTAAAAAGAGAACTATTAATGTTTGAATATTGTATAGGTATGTTATAACTTTCTGAAATTTTATTTATAAAATTTGTTATAATAATTTCATAAGGATATAATAAAATAAAAAATATTAAAAATGATATTAAGTAAACAATAATATATTTTAAAATAGATGTTAGGTTGTTCATATTTTTGTGATCTCTAGATATATATCTACTTTTTTTGGATTATCAAACCTTTTGGCTAAATTAAAAACCTCTATTTTGAGATTTGAATATTTTTCCAATTTTGTTAGTATCTCTACGATATCATAAAGGGTTAATTCTTCAATTCTAACTGATACGCCCTCGTTACCAGTACTTGTGGGGTTTGGCCTCAAAGATGTTATGTTATTTTCTAATTTTAGTGATCTGCTAAAGGATTGTATAAAAGAGAGTAAACCTCCACCAACCTGTAACGATCTCTCGTTTGTTTGTAATTTATATCTTTGGTACAACTCATTAGCATTTGTTACTGTTTTTTTTGTATTGGTTATCTCTTCATTTATACTGTCTATTTTCATTTTAAAGGCAATATGTGTAAAAAAAAATAATAATAAGATACATAATAATATCGTAATATTTATTATTATAGTATTGTTTTTCTTAATAAATAAATTTTTAAATCTTCCAAAATCTAAATTTAATTTATCAAAATTCATTATCTATCCTATTCTTATTGAGAATTTGATATACTCTTTTTCCTTATTAGTGTTTAAGATTGTAACATGTTTACCCGTTTCCTTTTCTAGGTTAGAGGTTATTTCTTCTAATGACTTATAATCTTGGGTAATACCATCAAATCTTATTGTATCAAAATTGATATTTATACTATCAATTGTTGTATTATTGTCAACTGCCTTGCTAATTTTATAAATAGTTGGCAGTATAATTTTATTGTTATTGTTATCGCTGTTAACTTTCGACAATAATAGACCAAGAGGATCACTTGAATCTAAAACACCTGCATCTCTATATATCTCAATTAATAGATTATTGTATTTTTCTAACCTATTTTCTAATGTATTTATTTTTATGATTTCCCCAGCAACAAATAAAACATATGCAATAGTTAATAACACTATAGGTATTCTATATTTTTTAAATAACAAAAGGGCATTCTCTTTCTTAATTAACAAATCAATATCTAAGTTTATGTTTTGAAGATTATATATAATATCATCTGCTGTTAATACATTGCCACTATCTTTATTTAAGTGCTTTATCTGCATATTTTCAATTTCGTAGATTATGTTTTTTGTTTTATATGTAAAATTATTATATAAACTTAGCGCTTCTAATAGGGGGGTTGAAATCCTATCAGCTAGTTTAAATAATTCTGTGTATTTATAGGTTAACTCAATTAATTCATTATTTATAATATATATTATGGTTTTATTGTTGATATTAATATATGAAAAATATTTAATTAGTTCCTCAGGGTAGTTAGTAAGCAAGTAGTTTTTTATAATTGCTCGTAATTTTCTTTTATTTGTGGTTGGTAATTCCAAAGAATCATAGAAGAAATAAGAATCATCTATTATTAGCTGAAAAATACTTTCTTTTAAATATTCGATATCAATCTCCTCTAGGTGTTTACTATCTATAATTTTGTAGAATCGATTATCCTTTAAATATATTCTATTACTAGAAGTAGTCATTATTATATCCTTCTATAAACTTATCTATATTTTGCTCTTTTCTATTATAAAGTATGTGATAAGTATAGTTGTTATTAAAAAATTCAACAATGATTTTTATATAATATAGGTTACTTTTTATTGTTAGATAATTAACTGCCTCTACATACTCATCATCTGAAATATAGCTTGCTTTTGTTATATCAGATTTATTTTTATATATATTATTTCTTCTATATTCAATGAAATCACTAGCATAGGAGGCTAAATCTGGTATATATGCTTTTAATGTTTCTTCGCTGCAGAAATTTATATTTAATTTTTTATCTTCTCCTACAGTTGTAAAATAATCTTTTAGTTTTTCATAATCATTAAATGATCCTATATAGGCTAATTCCATAATAGTGTCTAAAGGTTTGTTTTTAATCTTATATATTAAATTGTTTTCATCATAGATGTAATCTTCTCTACCATAATCGGCAGGTTCGTTGTCTTTATCAATCCAATCTTTAATAATGCCAGGTGTTAGAGAATTTATATTTTCTTCTTTGAAAATTTTATCAACAACATCTATGATGTGAAGTGCAAATTCAGTATCTCCTTCAGTGTTTAAAAGATTAATATTAATTTTTGCATTAATTGGTTTGATATCAAATCTTAGGATCCCCTCCTTAAGTTTGATAGGTGGTATATTATACCATATATCCTCTTTTGAGTCATAGGCATCATCATCTAACTCAAAGAGTGTTTTTACTATATTAATAGCACTATTGGCATATAGATAAGCCTGGTTATTATAATATATACTGAAGGTACTTTCATAATTTTTAGTTATATTCTCATTTATTGTAAATGCTAAAGCAACAGAAAAAGATACAATAATTAAAACGTAAACGAGAACACTCCCCTTACTTTTTTTCTCTTTTGCTTGAATTGTCATTCTCTAATTATTTTCCCAGTAGTTATAAGGTAATCTCTATCTTTAATTGTAAATAAAAATCTCATAAGTGTTGGATTTGCTTTGTCTTCTTCAAATTTCTCTCCATTAAATGTGGATATTTCAAATTTATCTATATTTCCAATAAGTCTAAGTTTTTTTTCAAAATCAACATCTTTTTTTCTTTCTTCTCTAACAAAATAGTTATCATCATCGATATAATAAGTAACTCTAACTGGGAAGGCTTTATTAAAAAATATACTATTGTAGGTTAAAAATGTTATTTTTGGGTAATTATTTTCTTCTCTAAGGATTATGTATTGTTTTTTTGTTGCATTATCCGTTACATTATCAGTTGTTTTATCTGTTTCATTGTTAAACAAACTATTATTATTTTCTTTATTTAAACTTAAACTTGTATCATTATTCTCAGTACTATTGTCTGTCTCATTATCAATTTGAGCTATCAATTCTTCCGTAGCTGGCAACATATTCCTAAAATCACTATTTATAATCTTTGTTAAGCCGTTGTAGATTTTAGTTGTTATTAGGCTATCAGTAACATTTGTTTGTGCACTAAATATGCTATTAAACAGAGAATATGAGCCTAATATAATCATTGCACTAATAGCAACAGCAATTATAATTTCTAGAAGTGTAAAGGCTGATATTTTTACATTTTGCAACCGCCTATCTCTATTTGATTTCTGAGATTGTATAGTAATAAACATCTCTTCCTTCTGTTGTAATTTTATTTTCTATAATTTCTAATTTATTAGAAAAATCCTTACTTTTAGCTTTTTCTAGTAGCTCTTTAAGTTCTTTTTCATCAAAAAGTTCTATCTGGTCTGCTTCTTTATCGTAGCTTATACTATGACCCATTATCCTTTCGGCTTCCTTTAAATCCGCTTTTTTAAAATTTTCCTCTTTTAACAAACGTTCAAAGCCAAATTGAAACAAGTACTCTCTATCATTTCTTCTGTTTTCCATTGTTAGTGATATATTTAAAAGGGAATAAACACCTAACATAGATATAGACAAGACCGTAAGTGCAATTAAAACTTCTAGTAAAGTAAATCCATTTATTTTCTTCATTTTGATTAGTTTTTATTACTTTTTTCTACAACTTCCATAATAAGTGGTATTGATTCAATTGAGGCGTGATCACTAAAATTTATTATAAAGTGATCACAGATTCCATTTGGGTAAATGTTGATGTAAAATGTATCTTTATAAGATAGTTCGTCATTTATCTCTACACTTGTGATTGTAGATGGAGTTGGAATATCAATTTCTTCATTGTTGCTATTTGAATTTAATTTTTTTTCAGTTACTTTAGTTAGTGTTGCTTGTGATTTTGAACCCTTCAATACAATTGGTTCTCCTTTTTTATTTGCTTCATCTGTATACTTTTCAAGTGTTTCATTGAAAAAGGCTACTAATTTATTTGGCTCAATAACATTATCAAATATAACAGGAGTAAAGCTCATAAAACCAATTCCTAAGATAACTAACACAATTAATAATTCAATTAATGTAAAAGCTTTCATATTCGGCAGATAATGAATTCATTATATATAATTAAATGAATCCAATAAATAACAATATGTTATTATATAATCATGTTATTATATAAACTATTTTATTTAATTTCATAGTTTTTAATATCAGCATCAAAACCTTCTCCCCCAATTTTGCTGTCAGCACCTAAACAGATTATTTCATAATCTCTTTGTCTTCTTGTGTTTTCTATATATTCTCCAGGCGATCTATAAACGTATTCATTCCCCCAAGGATCTTTTGGGAGTTCTTCAGAATCCAAATATGGCCCATTCCAATTGTTAGGAACTGGTGAGATCTCAGGTTTCTCAATTAAGGCTTGTAAACCTTGATCAGTTGTTGGATACCTCCCTGTATCAAGTCTATACATTTTTAGTGCTGTTTCTAAAGCTTTTATATCTGATTTTGCCTTAACAACTCTAGCTTCATCAGGCTTGCTTATTATTCTTGGCACCAAAAAAGTAGCAAGCAAACCAAGTATTACAATAACTACCAATATTTCAATTAATGTAAATCCTTTGTTTTGCATGGTAATCTCCAAATAAGTTTTTGTAACATTTTAAATTTATTTCTATTGAATTTAAATATACTAAAAATTTATAACTTATCAATATATGTAAGTGAAAAATATATTTTTTTGAATTTTTATTTACTATTGACTTCAAAATGGCAATAGTAATATAAAAGTGATAAATATAAAAAGCAATACATTCATAATGAAGAAGATAATTAGCAAAAAAATATTAGGTAATTTTAATGTTGGTAAAAAAGAAACATTAGCGTTATTTAGTACCATTATATTTGCCTTCAGTAGCGCATATGTTTTAACAATGTTTATTTATAAAAAGCATGATGAATTTATAATTAAGCTGCCAGATAATTTTGGAGAAGTAGACCAAAAAAAGAACGAGATAGATACAGAATTAATCTTAGAAAAGAACCCTCTAAAGATAGATGTTTATAATGAAGCCCGTATGCAAGCTTTAGAAGAAAAAGCCTCTATAGGCTCTATAGAAAAAAATGAAAATGCAGCTAAAAACAGTGAATTTGAGGGAGATCTAGTTGGTATATTGAAAGGAAAAATTAAATCTTATGCATTGATTAGAACAAAGGATAATTTTTATGTTTTATCAGTTGGCGATGTAGCCGATGGAATAAGTGTAGAATCTATAAACTTAAAAGATGTGGTTATCCTGTATGGTGGCAAAAAATATAGATTGTTTTTGGAAGAAGACGGGGAAGAGAATATAGGAGAAATAAGCGAAGAGGATAATAGCGAAGGAGGGACAATAAAGAGGACGGTAAGCAGGAAAGATGTTAAAGAAAATCTTTCAGATATAAATAGCTTAATTAGTACTATGTATATATCCCCATATTATTTAGATGGAAAATTTGTGGGTTATAGAATTGGTAGAATGAGGATGGATGCTTTTCTAAGAAAGGCGGGTCTTGAAAATGGTGATGTTTTAGTGAGAATGAATGGTGAAGAGATAAATACGCCAGAAAAGATGTTTGAGCTTTTTACGAATTGGCAGAATGAATCAGCTGTCACGATTGATATCTTAAGAAGAAATGAGAGAAGAACTATATTAGTTGAAATTAAATAGTTTAGCTTTGGAGGAAAGTTAAAATGCTTATGCTTAGATTGTTGAGAAGATCTGTTATATACTTATTAATATTATTATTAGTATTTATTAATATAGCTATTATAGATTTAGTAGATGCTCAGGAAGTTAAAAAAAGCGATGAAAATTACAATCTTAATTTAAAGAGTTTGACACTTAAGGAATTTGTTGATTTTGTTGCTGAGTTTACTGGTAAAAATATTGTCTATAATGAACAGGACTTAAGAGGAAATGTAACTATATCATCTCAGCAAGATATGTCTAAAAAAGCAATCCTTGAGCTATTCTATGCAACACTTAGGGTAAATAATTTATATGCTGTTGATAGGGGTGAATATATCCAGATCATCAAATATATTGATATGCAAGATTATCCTGATACTTTTGCAAAAACTGTAAGTAAAGACGGTCAAGATATTATTACTACAGTTGTTGTGCTAGAGAATGTTAACTCTACAAGTGTAGCAACAAGCTTTAATAGAATAAAAACACGAACTGGTATTGTAGATGATATAAGAGGGATTAATGCTTTAGTTGTTAGAGATACAGAAGAAAGAGTAAAAAAGATGCTCAATATAATATCAGTGTTAGAAGAAAGGGGAAGGGGCATGCAAGTTTATGCTCTTCCTGTTATGAATACAACTGCAAGTAATATAGAGGCAAAACTAACTAGGTTTTATGGTGATTTAAATAAGCAAGGTTTAACATCACTAACCCCTGCAATAATGGCAGATGACTACTCAAATGTTTTAATTATAGCAGCTACCAAGGAAGACTATAAAAGAATAGAATATATAGTATCAAATGTTGATGTTTCAGGTGCAGCTACTAGAGGGGCACCTAAGGTATATTATCTTAAGAATGCTCAAGCTGAAGATGTCGAAGAGGTTTTAAATAAATTACTTTCTGAGGTTACAACTGAAGAAAAGATTGTTAAATATGCTGTTGCAGCTGACAAGCCAACTAATTCTATCATAGCTATTGGGGATCAGGAATTATATAATAAGGTTGAAACACTGGTTAATAAACTAGATAAGACTAGAAGAGAGGTTTATGTTGAAGCTTTAATAGTTGAGACAACTGTTTCTAAGACTGATGATTTTGGTGTTGAATGGATTGCAATTGGTGAAAGTGGCAATACACTTATTACAGGTGGTTATACAGGGGGTAACATAGGTAGCTACCAAGGTATAGCTTCAGGTGGAGGCGGGACCTCTGGTTCTGTAGGCGGTGAAGGTGGTACATCAGGCGGTGGTGCTTTACCAGGGGGGTTTTCTACTGGTGTGCTAGGTGATACCATAACATATCAGGGGCAAATATTTAGATCAATAACAGCTCTATTTACTGCACTAGCCACTGATAGCGCAATGAATATTATGTCAAAGCCACAGATATTGACCTTAGATAATGAAGAGGCAGAAGTGTTTGTTGGTCAAAATAGACCTTTTGATACAGGACAATCTGTAACCGAAGGAGGTACTTCAATAAGTCAAACTGAATATAGAGATGTTGGTACATCCTTGAAGATTACCCCCTTGATTTCTTCTGCAGATGAGATTACATTAAATATTGAATTAGAAGTAAAGAGAGTGCAACAGGTAGAAGGTTTAGCCGCTACAACTCCTGCAACTATTACAAGAAGAACAAAAACACGTATTAAAATGCCAGATGATTCTATGATGGTCATAGGGGGTATGATAAGTAACGATAGTAATAAAAGGGAGAGTGGGATACCAATTTTAAAGGATATACCTCTAATTGGATGGCTTTTCGGAACCAGTGGTAGTTCAAATGATAAAACAAATCTAATGGTTTTTTTGTCAGCAAAGATAATTGATACAAGGCCCAAGATAGATAATATAACAAAGGAAAAGTTAGAATCTAATAGAGAGTTTAAGAAGGAGTATGATAGTTTTTAAGAAAAATGAATATAGATAAGTTAAAAGAAGAATATTTAAGATTCCCCGATAGAAGTGACTTTGTTCCAGTATTTGATGAAGATGGTAGGTTAAATTATTATTACAATGGTGATAGTGGACTTAAAAAGGCAAGGCTTTTAGCTTTGTTTACTGGGGCCGATGGAAACTTTGAGGAGGTTGAAAAAGGGAAAATTTTAGAACATTTAGAAGAGTATTATGGTGGTGATGTGCAGGGTGAATTTGATGCGTCTACTACAGAAGATCTAGAGGATGTGTCTGATATTCTATCAGCATCCTATGATGATGCACCTGTTATAAAATTAGTGAATCAAATTATTATAAATGCTGTAAAGGGTGGTGCCTCAGATATTCATTTTCAATCTAATGAGAATGCATTTGTTGTGAGATTTAGAATAGATGGCAAATTGAGAACTTACAAAAAGTTTCCTAAAAACTTGCACGATTCAGTGCTTGCTAGAATTAAGGTTATGTCAATGCTTGATGTTGCAGAAACTAGAAAACCTCAGGATGGCCGTATAAATATTAGGGTTGGCAATCGCAGTGTTGACATGAGGGTATCTATTATGCCCTCTATATTTGGTGAAAAAGCTGTTTTAAGGATTTTGGAAAAATCAAAGAACTTAATTACATTAGATAGTATTGGTATACCAAAAGAGTGGCTTAATAAATTGAAAAGCTATTTAAATAGGCCAAATGGCATAATACTAGTAACAGGCCCAACAGGCTCTGGTAAGACAACAACGCTTTATGCTTCACTTTTAGAGATGGATAGGGATACCAAAAATATTTTAACAATTGAAGATCCTGTAGAATATGATATTGCAGGTCTTACCCAAGTTCAAGTTAATCCTGCTGTAAATCTGAACTTTGCAAATGCATTAAGAGCATTCTTAAGACAAGATCCTGACGTTATATTAGTTGGGGAGATAAGAGATGAAGAAACTGCAAAAGCAGCTATACAAGCGTCATTAACAGGGCATTTGGTATTATCTACTTTACATACAAATGATTCACCCTCTGCTGTTGCTAGGCTTATAGAGATGGATATTGAACCCTTTTTAATCTCTTCGTCACTACTATTGATTATAGCTCAAAGGCTAGTAAGGAAAGTTTGCCCAAAATGCGCTATAAAAGTAGAGGCTGATGAAGAAATTAAGCGTTATTTTAGTAATGCAAATCTACCTTTAGATGAATATTATAAGGGTAAGGGTTGTAAAGAGTGTTTTTATTCTGGCTATAAAGGAAGAACTGCTATTTTTGAATTTTTAGAGATTAATGATGAAATCAGAAAATTAATTAACAGGGGTGCTTCAGCTTTTGAAATAAGAAATACTGCAAAATCTTTAGGATTTAAACAGATGTTTGAAGATGGATATAATTTGATAAAAAAGGGTGTGACTACTCCTGAAGAAGTAATTGCAATAACTAGTATTGAATAATGCCAACATATAC includes the following:
- a CDS encoding type II secretion system protein GspK, with the protein product MTIQAKEKKSKGSVLVYVLIIVSFSVALAFTINENITKNYESTFSIYYNNQAYLYANSAINIVKTLFELDDDAYDSKEDIWYNIPPIKLKEGILRFDIKPINAKININLLNTEGDTEFALHIIDVVDKIFKEENINSLTPGIIKDWIDKDNEPADYGREDYIYDENNLIYKIKNKPLDTIMELAYIGSFNDYEKLKDYFTTVGEDKKLNINFCSEETLKAYIPDLASYASDFIEYRRNNIYKNKSDITKASYISDDEYVEAVNYLTIKSNLYYIKIIVEFFNNNYTYHILYNRKEQNIDKFIEGYNNDYF
- a CDS encoding prepilin-type N-terminal cleavage/methylation domain-containing protein; the protein is MFITIQSQKSNRDRRLQNVKISAFTLLEIIIAVAISAMIILGSYSLFNSIFSAQTNVTDSLITTKIYNGLTKIINSDFRNMLPATEELIAQIDNETDNSTENNDTSLSLNKENNNSLFNNETDKTTDNVTDNATKKQYIILREENNYPKITFLTYNSIFFNKAFPVRVTYYIDDDNYFVREERKKDVDFEKKLRLIGNIDKFEISTFNGEKFEEDKANPTLMRFLFTIKDRDYLITTGKIIRE
- a CDS encoding prepilin-type N-terminal cleavage/methylation domain-containing protein, which gives rise to MKKINGFTLLEVLIALTVLSISMLGVYSLLNISLTMENRRNDREYLFQFGFERLLKEENFKKADLKEAERIMGHSISYDKEADQIELFDEKELKELLEKAKSKDFSNKLEIIENKITTEGRDVYYYTISEIK
- a CDS encoding type II secretion system protein, which produces MKAFTLIELLIVLVILGIGFMSFTPVIFDNVIEPNKLVAFFNETLEKYTDEANKKGEPIVLKGSKSQATLTKVTEKKLNSNSNNEEIDIPTPSTITSVEINDELSYKDTFYINIYPNGICDHFIINFSDHASIESIPLIMEVVEKSNKN
- the gspG gene encoding type II secretion system major pseudopilin GspG; the encoded protein is MQNKGFTLIEILVVIVILGLLATFLVPRIISKPDEARVVKAKSDIKALETALKMYRLDTGRYPTTDQGLQALIEKPEISPVPNNWNGPYLDSEELPKDPWGNEYVYRSPGEYIENTRRQRDYEIICLGADSKIGGEGFDADIKNYEIK
- a CDS encoding secretin N-terminal domain-containing protein; the protein is MLRLLRRSVIYLLILLLVFINIAIIDLVDAQEVKKSDENYNLNLKSLTLKEFVDFVAEFTGKNIVYNEQDLRGNVTISSQQDMSKKAILELFYATLRVNNLYAVDRGEYIQIIKYIDMQDYPDTFAKTVSKDGQDIITTVVVLENVNSTSVATSFNRIKTRTGIVDDIRGINALVVRDTEERVKKMLNIISVLEERGRGMQVYALPVMNTTASNIEAKLTRFYGDLNKQGLTSLTPAIMADDYSNVLIIAATKEDYKRIEYIVSNVDVSGAATRGAPKVYYLKNAQAEDVEEVLNKLLSEVTTEEKIVKYAVAADKPTNSIIAIGDQELYNKVETLVNKLDKTRREVYVEALIVETTVSKTDDFGVEWIAIGESGNTLITGGYTGGNIGSYQGIASGGGGTSGSVGGEGGTSGGGALPGGFSTGVLGDTITYQGQIFRSITALFTALATDSAMNIMSKPQILTLDNEEAEVFVGQNRPFDTGQSVTEGGTSISQTEYRDVGTSLKITPLISSADEITLNIELEVKRVQQVEGLAATTPATITRRTKTRIKMPDDSMMVIGGMISNDSNKRESGIPILKDIPLIGWLFGTSGSSNDKTNLMVFLSAKIIDTRPKIDNITKEKLESNREFKKEYDSF
- a CDS encoding GspE/PulE family protein, which gives rise to MNIDKLKEEYLRFPDRSDFVPVFDEDGRLNYYYNGDSGLKKARLLALFTGADGNFEEVEKGKILEHLEEYYGGDVQGEFDASTTEDLEDVSDILSASYDDAPVIKLVNQIIINAVKGGASDIHFQSNENAFVVRFRIDGKLRTYKKFPKNLHDSVLARIKVMSMLDVAETRKPQDGRINIRVGNRSVDMRVSIMPSIFGEKAVLRILEKSKNLITLDSIGIPKEWLNKLKSYLNRPNGIILVTGPTGSGKTTTLYASLLEMDRDTKNILTIEDPVEYDIAGLTQVQVNPAVNLNFANALRAFLRQDPDVILVGEIRDEETAKAAIQASLTGHLVLSTLHTNDSPSAVARLIEMDIEPFLISSSLLLIIAQRLVRKVCPKCAIKVEADEEIKRYFSNANLPLDEYYKGKGCKECFYSGYKGRTAIFEFLEINDEIRKLINRGASAFEIRNTAKSLGFKQMFEDGYNLIKKGVTTPEEVIAITSIE